The Bacillus rossius redtenbacheri isolate Brsri chromosome 5, Brsri_v3, whole genome shotgun sequence region CCTGAAGAAATTCCCCggggggaaggggaaaaaaaaggggagggggcatgGCCCAAGTGTTATGCGTGGTTATTAACTGAAACAAGAGTCACCTCTGGATAGCGTGCTTGtttgttgtatactgcccatatgttggcctacATGTATGCAAtactaaacattaaaatatacaaaaattattccaTAGAACATAGTTTTGAGGTTTAAGTTTATCAACactgtttcacagtcacgattttgaaaGCGCAAGTGGGGCCCCTCAGCGAGAGATCTATGCCCATGCCTGTATCTACCACTGGATATCATCACGTCAATGTTTATTACCATCGATATCCTTCAAGCAATATATCGATAGAGCGGTATGTGAGGGAATGTTGGAAATGGTGACGGGAGGTGCTGGACTCGAGCCTGTGGGAGGATGCCACTGGATACAGCCCCGCCGCCGACTGGTGGAGCGTCGGCGTGGTGGCCTTTGAGCTGCTGACGGGCGCGCTGCCGTTCACGCCCTCCTCCAGCTGGCGCGCCACGAGCCTCGTGCAGCGCCGCATCCTCCATGCAGACCCGCGCATCCCGACGGGCGCCGCCGTTTCTCCCTGCGCCGGGGACTTCCTCGCGAGCATGCTCGCCAAGGACCCGGAGCAGCGCCTGGGCGGTCGCGAGGGCCGTGCCGACCCCATCAAGGCACACCCCTTCTTCCGCGGCCTCAGCTGGACGGCGGTGGCCAGCAAGAGCACGGCGGCGCCCTTCGAGCCCGGCGAGCACCGCGCGAGGCTGCCCTTCACCAGGTGGCTGCTCCGGGTCGCCCTCAGGTCGCTGGGCGCCTGCTGCGATTGCCTGTGCCAGCCCGGGGACTGCACCGGCTTCAGCTACTGCCGCCCGGCGCTGGGGACGGCGTGAAGGTTGCCGTAGTGTCTTCACTGCTTCAGCCTTACAACTATACTGAtcctttattttacttaaatcaaAGATGAAGACATTTAATACAGGATGACCATAAAAGAATGACTCactttcaatggtatattataacagtttcatTTACACTATCTACAACACATATTTACAACTAACCTACTTTTTctcacaaatgttcaatatgtgcacctttagttatacagaACACAGCCAAcctaagtccaattcttcccacactttcgttaacaagtccggagtaatggaagcaatagcctcttcaattctgtgtctcaactctggcaaatcattaggtagcggcggaacatagGCACAATCTTCTATAAAGCcccaaagtaaaaataaattgcatggcgttatgtcaggtgaacgtggaggccagagaaaaagagctctgtcgtctcgtcTCTTTCTGCTCAAACACTTGAAGTGCAAAGTTACAATGTAAACCATAGTCATCTGGCTTTAAAGCATGTAGCCACTGTAGCCGGTATGGGCGCATGTGTAAACGTGTTCTTAAAACCTTCCACATGATCAGGAGTCgcgtaggtggtgctgcaagcgagaaaacaactaagcggtactcgtgcatgcgctcatctaaaactgtttgagttactctttgtgacattgaaccaacactctacattTCAGTTGAtactacatattaaaatttttaattggggtattcttttatggacattgaCACATTGTATTACCACATTAGTAGTTCATGAACTTAAAAGCAGAGATAAATCACCTACAGTCTTTGACTACATCTACCCATAAAAATGCAACAGCCACCTTAACGTGCAAATGCCAAGGTATCAGCATCACTCACTCCTTATACGGCACTGAGGTTGTGGTGAATTGTTGgatttgtggagggggggggatgaGAGTGTAGTGAATAGGAAGGAATCAGGCTCAGGAACGCCCCCTGACAGGAAATGACGTCATCGGGAATGGCCGACAGTAGGGGCTGGCGTACAATTTCCTTTACCATTCTTTAAATGAATTCTGAATGATGTTCAAAGTGCCTCCTCGACACCTAACAGAAGGGAAGCCTCTGATAGGTTTAAGCCTGTAAAGTAACAACTAAGATACCTCAGAGAGTTGTCGAACTTTCCAGGATAGGCCACCCAGAACTAATTGAACTACAATCTTTATGTGGCCAAACAGTTCTATTTCAGGCCAGAGAGAGAGAAGTTCCATTCAAAATGTGCAGAGTTGCAGGATAATGTGTAGGCCCTACATTCAGGAAGAGAAATTGAACTGGTGTGACGACACGGTGAGTAATTTTGGAGAAGTTCGTAACACCCGAATAGTGTAGACCCGTGTTAGTTAATTCAATGAAAACAGTAGTATATTAAGAAAGGCGAGAAGAATTTTAGTTGAAAAATTATTACACACAAGTTGATAGTAAACGTTTATGGTGACAATTTTATatagtaaattatgttttattaataaatgtgtagaaacacaaataaaaaaatatttttatacgtttttataatgcttatttttaatcaattaaacaatttaattcccACCAGGAATGTCCTTTAGAGATCAGAATCTGTTTCCCATGATAattgtgttcaagtattttaAATCTTCTCACTTGAGTATTGAGTGCTTGAATGATAATAATTGTTGAATCTTTGTGAGCTTAGTTAATGTTCctccaaataatatttttgagtTGGTAATTTATGAGTCCCAAAATAAGACACTCATACTTCTAGACACTTTTAATTTTTCTCTGTAATGATTTGGATGGAGTCGCAGAATaagttataagtttatttatccAGCCAGCCTGTTTCTTTATTCTACACACACTTTCAGTAATTTTATGTTGGgaataatattacattaattaaattatgccTCATCTGGACAAGTTTGGCTGCCCTTCAGGAGTGCTTGTGTCCATAATTGCTATACGTGCAAAGTTACAAAGTTTCATTAAATGTCTTCTGAAAGAAAACATGACTTTTGGGAAAACAAGACTTTcgggaaaacaaataaattacacGATTATGATTAATAAGGTTCAAAGAACCATCTTGCTGGCTCTACTTCCTATCTCTGGGTTGCTGACACATTGTTCAAACAACACACATGTAGTTCCAGCAAAAGAACAGAGGGGTGGGCTGGGGAGATGGGGTGTCACATAGAGATCCACGAAGGGCACAACCCCTGGATGACGTCGAATAAGGAAGGTGGAAACAGTAAACAATCCTTGAATCACTTTCTCCTGTGGCACAAAAAGTAACACACACCTCaatgtttatatttaagtttatttctgTCAGTATTGGGAACTGAATATTTCCCCACATGAGTGGGATGCATTAGCATTATCGGCCATCAAGAACTCtgcgtattaaaataaatatattcatgaacatgtaaTTCTGATGACAAATTATGTTAAGTAATACATCTGGTCTGCAACACAGTAGCAGGTACACCGGGTGGGCCCAGGCCtacccaacatttaaaaaattgaaaattgggaATAAGactttgtacaaatttacacaattcatattaaaTGTtaggtttatttagaaaattataagaaaagtaaatcttattttcattacaaactgTAATCATTTACCCTTCTGAGAAGGGAAGTTTGCAATGGAATGAAACTATGTATACGTTCGCCTtcaaatttgtaacattttacattaacgtACGAGTGGTGTTCTAATATTCACTTTATATTAACACAGGTTTAATCCTAACAATTAATTTCGTGACCTTTTTAGGtattaaagtgtattttgttgacgtacaattatacatttataataattcttataattaatatattacacGTACTGGACTCCAGAAAGAAATAAATTACCCTCAAAAAGCCACAAAACTTACAATTTTGcaactgaattttaaaaatttcacggTCCACCCTCTGatatgcaggggggggggggcaaacccCTGGTACGGCCCGGACTACCAAAACTTTGCATACACCCATGCGGTACAGTCTTGGCTTCACAAAAATAAATCCTGGAGCCGCCCTGCTGCAACACTATATGTGTTCATACCTTTGAAAAAGAATGTGACTGCAAGTAGTTGTAGTCAAGTCACATATATTCCCACATGAAAAACTTTATAAAGGAAAGAAAGAATACCATAAAGTGTcaaaaatttcactaaaaaagCCTTTGAAAGCACAATATGTATTTATACGTTAATTGGTAGTTTACCAGAGTAAACAGCATAatgtgaaaacaatatttttagttgcATTTTATCTATTCAAAAGACTTTTACTTCCAGATTGCTTGCAAGGTTCAGGTCACATTTTAGCTTACTTAGTGTAGTATGTTAGCATCTATATTTCTTCCAGCCCATtcataaatccagtgtcctgccAACCCCTAGCACAGTTGCTACTAAGCACGGAATGTTGCCAGACGTCAGCAAACCGCTTACCGCTTGGCCATTACGAAAGCTTCCCAGCGCTCAGTGCTGAACAATCAAAAGTCAGACTTTTAATACAAAGAAAATAACTAAGCTTTTTGTATATCAGGATGAATATTATTTGACAGAAATAAAAAGGTAAAGTGATGCTTTCAGTGCTTCCATATACTCTTCACCCCCCGTATCATCATCTTATAATAAAGTCATAAGAGATAAAAAAAGGCTGAAAATATTTCATATACTTTCTCCatcaatgtttatattttacaaaTGGTAAGTAAGCAACATTTTCAATTATAAAAGCACATGGTCTGTGTTCAAAGTCAAATAACTTAAGAAAACACGAGTTTTAATGcattagtaaatttattttgacaatTCGGTAGCAATGATGTTTCAATCATGCTGGAAAAAAAGAAGTTATCAACAATTATGCTTAGCATGGTTTGATCAATCACAGTTGAGTATTACAGAATTCTAATGACCTCACAGTACATTAGTCATTAATCATTCTGCATGAGACTCATTTTCAGGGACATGCAGTACACTTCTATCAGGTAAATACATAGTTTAGTGTAGTTTTGTCTACATTTTATTATATGCAGCTAAGAATGCACAAaagcatttttataaaaaatgaaaaaaaaaaaaaagtttgaatgttTTTGAGGCACTTATGCCATGAAATAACTTCGATCCCTAAGGAATCAATCATATTTGTTGACACGACCTGCTTGCTGCAAGGTTTTCTTCGTGGTGAACAGATTAATCAATTCATAAAATCCAAAGCTTGTTTGATTCCTACTCCCCAAGTCTCGTTACATGATATGTTTTACCCTCCCACCCTGCGAGATGCTGTCACAGCTCATCCTTGACTGCAGTGAGGTACTTGTCCCTGATGGGGAGAGAGGCCCAGAACTCTGCCCGCTCTCTGAGCAGGTCGGTGCTCGCGAACACTTCGGAGCTGATGTGGAAGTAGTTCTGCTCCCCGGTCGTAGCCGGCTGCCACTGCTCGGGTATCAGGTCCGTGGCTTCGGGTGTCGGGTTCCTTGAGAAGAAAACAGATGAAACATTACTTTTACCTTTCTTCTATACCAGTGATGACCAATCACTTACTCTTTTAGAGGGACATATATCATTTTTGAAACTAACCCGAGGGCCAGACAATGTGAATCAATATTGCATtagctatataaaaaattttgggtattatatttttttctacagtgactaataaaaaaaatatatagcatgTGACGAAGAAACTAACAATAAATGCTTTGAAtatagtatttacaaaaaaaaaaaaaaaacaactaaaaatttatatatatatatataattgaacaaAATTATAGGTTTCAtgaatataaacaatatttttgagtATATTTTCAAGGATACTGAGgcttcaaaacattttattctacatgtattaaACAAAGATGACTAATACTGTGGAGAAATATCTAcacagaaatattacaaattttgatCTTTTATTTAACTACAACCATAATAATGTAAATACTTTACTCGTAAGGCATTTTGTCTTTGCAAAATGATTATTTTTGGTAGTGTAATGTATTGCTCTATGAGCATTGTTATGTTAGGAATATATTAGCATGGAAAAAAAGACAATGTACTGAAAGATTTTAGTTTGGAACAGAGGGTCTTGCTTTAGCTTTTGACATAAGTGGAAGCGTTTGGTCTTGAATGAGCTTCACTACTACAATATATTCAATTGAACTACTAAGAAGCTGTCTATGAAACGACAGAAATTATAATTAAGCATTGTGTGTTgttggaaaataaatttattttgtgtatgtgCAAGAATATATGTGGGGAAATGAACTTTGAGTCACAATAAATGAACTATTTTAACTGACCTCGATCAGAACCGTTGTGAGTGTTCACCTTTAAGTGCACTTGAAGTGGAAACCAGTTACAAGAACTATATTTGCACAAACATATGACTTCACTGGTTCGTTTAGTATTTGACTTATCAAGATCAATACGGACAATGTCGAAACCCAGCTGTTATGGGTTTGCTATAAGATTTAAGGATTGACTTCGACTAGTCAACAATTGGAGGACGGTGTTACTTTGGTGAATCATCGACAGCCTCAGAACAGAGTTCCGGAGCCGAAGTGATCTACCGCTACTGTAGAAGGATTTCGGCGCTCCGACAGTCATCGTGTCCTGTTGGtagttttttttcattaatataaatccttgaaaaggaggggggagggggtggcagCAGTGGCAAGtggcccccgtgctgttatgtatgggggggcgagagtagcatttcacccccctccttttcccagaataaaagTTTGGTcttagtagtatttttctcaaccagtagttacaaacattGCATTGGtaatcacattgattagaaaat contains the following coding sequences:
- the LOC134531752 gene encoding ribosomal protein S6 kinase alpha-4-like isoform X2 encodes the protein MSRARAVGKGSFERVRLAGVGAFGLVLEVRKKDGADAGAVYAMKRMRKKDFRGAREDLVRERDILCQSRRHLYLVMELAAGGELRAHAGAGMGATSVQLCVAQLVVAVDALHALGYVHRDIKPDNILVDARGHLVLVDFGLCGDARRPMVTQCGTLDYTAPEVLDSSLWEDATGYSPAADWWSVGVVAFELLTGALPFTPSSSWRATSLVQRRILHADPRIPTGAAVSPCAGDFLASMLAKDPEQRLGGREGRADPIKAHPFFRGLSWTAVASKSTAAPFEPGEHRARLPFTRWLLRVALRSLGACCDCLCQPGDCTGFSYCRPALGTA